A genomic segment from Candidatus Binatia bacterium encodes:
- a CDS encoding acetyl-CoA C-acyltransferase has protein sequence MAREEIVIVNGARTPMAEWVGGRAGSGKPGGALKDVSAIDLGAVAAKAALERSKVPADAIDHVVIGNALQTSGDALYGARHVALKAGIPVPVPALTVNRLCGSGIQSVVTGAQMLQLGEASFVLAGGMENLSQAPFAVRGARSGLRLGQGALEDTLMVALKDSYCGLFMAQTSDNLAKRFGITREQQDEFAFRSITEGKRAITSCLLSEEIVPVTPPGRDAKPVEKDDHCFEAATLEGLSKLPPAFGKDSFVTAGNASGIVDGAAAVVVTTARSAEKRNLAPIGRVVSWASVGVDPDTMGIGPVPAVRAALKVAGLDQDDVDLFEINEAFAGQYLAVEKELGNPREKTNVNGGAIALGHPLAASGTRLILTLLYELRRRKKRWGVASACIGGGQGIAIVVEALP, from the coding sequence ATGGCTAGGGAAGAGATCGTCATCGTGAACGGGGCGCGGACCCCCATGGCCGAGTGGGTCGGCGGGCGCGCCGGCAGCGGGAAGCCGGGTGGCGCGCTCAAGGACGTTTCCGCCATCGACCTCGGCGCCGTCGCGGCGAAAGCCGCGCTCGAGCGCTCCAAGGTTCCGGCCGACGCGATCGACCACGTCGTGATCGGAAACGCGCTGCAGACCAGCGGCGACGCCCTCTACGGGGCGCGCCACGTGGCGCTCAAGGCCGGCATTCCGGTGCCGGTCCCCGCGCTCACCGTCAACCGGCTCTGCGGCTCGGGGATCCAGTCGGTCGTGACGGGCGCGCAGATGCTGCAGCTGGGCGAGGCCTCGTTCGTGCTCGCCGGCGGGATGGAGAACCTGAGCCAGGCGCCCTTCGCGGTTCGCGGCGCCCGGAGCGGGCTGCGCCTGGGCCAGGGCGCGCTCGAAGACACGCTGATGGTCGCGCTCAAGGACTCCTACTGCGGGCTCTTCATGGCCCAGACCTCCGACAACCTCGCGAAGCGCTTCGGCATCACGCGCGAGCAGCAGGACGAGTTCGCCTTCCGCTCGATCACCGAGGGCAAGCGCGCCATCACCTCCTGCCTCCTCTCCGAGGAGATCGTCCCGGTGACGCCGCCGGGCCGCGACGCGAAGCCGGTGGAGAAGGACGATCACTGCTTCGAGGCGGCGACGCTCGAGGGGCTGTCGAAGCTCCCGCCCGCCTTCGGCAAGGACTCGTTCGTCACGGCGGGCAACGCGAGCGGCATCGTGGACGGCGCCGCGGCGGTGGTGGTGACCACCGCGCGCTCGGCGGAGAAACGGAATCTCGCCCCGATCGGCCGCGTGGTGTCGTGGGCCAGCGTCGGCGTGGATCCCGACACGATGGGGATCGGTCCCGTGCCGGCCGTGCGCGCCGCGCTCAAGGTGGCCGGGCTCGACCAGGACGACGTGGATCTCTTCGAGATCAACGAGGCGTTCGCAGGCCAGTACCTGGCGGTCGAGAAGGAGCTGGGCAATCCGCGGGAGAAGACCAACGTGAACGGCGGCGCCATCGCCCTCGGACATCCGCTCGCGGCCAGCGGCACCCGGCTCATCCTGACGCTCCTGTACGAGCTGCGCCGGCGGAAGAAGCGCTGGGGCGTGGCGAGCGCCTGCATCGGCGGCGGCCAGGGGATCGCGATCGTGGTCGAGGCGCTTCCGTGA
- a CDS encoding 3-isopropylmalate dehydrogenase produces the protein MAERQHRIAVLPGDGIGPEVTREAVETLKLAGEMGGFSFTWTPYPFGAEHYLRTKEAFPPSALEEMRGQDAILLGAIGDPRLPTGMLERAIISGIRFGLDLYVNLRPIRLFHPDLCPLKGKGPEQVDLIVVRENTEDAYAGIGGFLKKGTRDEVAVQEMMFTRKGVERVIRYAFDLCARRKKTNTLTMIDKANAIGAMDLWTRTFEEVGGDYPAIRREHAYIDAACMWLVKNPESFDTVVTSNLFGDIFTDLGAAIQGGMGMAASGNIHPGKTSMFEPIHGSAPKHAGRNVASPIGAILAGQMLLEHVGEIEAAALLYDSVRALFADGRLRSTGTDSGIGTSEQGAAVREEMRRRVGARATA, from the coding sequence ATGGCTGAGCGCCAGCATCGCATCGCCGTGCTTCCCGGAGACGGCATCGGACCCGAAGTCACCCGCGAAGCGGTCGAGACGCTGAAGCTGGCGGGGGAGATGGGCGGATTCTCCTTCACGTGGACGCCCTATCCCTTCGGCGCCGAGCACTACCTGCGCACGAAGGAGGCCTTCCCGCCGAGCGCTCTGGAGGAGATGCGCGGGCAGGATGCCATTCTATTGGGCGCGATCGGCGACCCCCGCCTTCCGACCGGGATGCTCGAGCGCGCGATCATCTCCGGAATCCGCTTCGGGCTGGACCTCTACGTCAACCTGAGACCGATCCGTCTCTTCCACCCCGATCTCTGTCCGCTCAAGGGGAAGGGTCCCGAGCAGGTGGACCTGATCGTCGTGCGCGAGAACACCGAGGACGCCTACGCCGGCATCGGCGGCTTCCTCAAGAAGGGGACGCGCGACGAGGTCGCGGTGCAGGAGATGATGTTCACGAGGAAGGGCGTGGAGCGCGTGATCCGCTACGCGTTCGATCTGTGCGCGCGGCGGAAGAAGACGAACACGCTCACGATGATCGACAAGGCGAACGCGATCGGAGCGATGGATCTCTGGACGCGCACGTTCGAGGAGGTCGGGGGCGACTATCCCGCGATCCGGCGCGAGCACGCCTACATCGACGCGGCCTGCATGTGGCTGGTGAAGAATCCGGAGAGCTTCGACACCGTGGTCACGTCGAACCTGTTCGGCGACATCTTCACCGACCTCGGCGCGGCGATCCAGGGCGGGATGGGCATGGCCGCCTCGGGAAACATCCACCCCGGGAAGACCTCCATGTTCGAGCCGATCCACGGCTCGGCTCCCAAGCACGCCGGGCGGAACGTCGCGTCGCCGATCGGCGCCATTCTCGCGGGGCAGATGCTGCTCGAGCACGTCGGCGAGATCGAAGCCGCCGCCCTTCTTTACGATTCGGTCCGCGCCCTCTTCGCCGACGGGCGGCTGCGCTCTACGGGAACCGACAGCGGAATCGGCACATCGGAGCAGGGCGCCGCGGTTCGTGAGGAGATGCGCCGCCGCGTGGGAGCCCGCGCCACGGCGTAA
- a CDS encoding 2-isopropylmalate synthase: MKPKPAASATPVLSSHRPASPVEAAHPDERDLIYDWNVGEESPPRPPRRVQVVDETLRDGLQSPSVADPPIEDKLKALHYQAAMGVHGNDIGLPGAGPRAHEAALALAREIVSAKLAIEPYCAARTHKNDIDPIIDITQKTGLRIEAATFIGSSPIRQYAEDWDLDRLLRTTEEAVTYSVKNGVPVMYVTEDTTRARPEILRKLYTTAVQCGARRVCVSDTVGHATPEGAARVIRFIREVVDATGETVGVDWHGHRDRDLGVANALAALLAGADRVHGTILGVGERVGNAPLDLILVNLKLLGWLQCDLTVLPEYAALVSRSCRVPIPYNYPALGRDAFRTGTGVHAAAVIKAQKKGDAWLADRVYSSVPAGMLGLKQEINVGPMCGESNVVYWLTEHGHAPERPLVEHVFRLAKQRDAVFEDAELERIVAAFKQSGLGATAHG; this comes from the coding sequence GTGAAGCCGAAGCCCGCGGCTTCGGCAACTCCTGTGCTTTCGAGCCATCGCCCCGCATCACCCGTCGAGGCAGCGCATCCCGACGAGCGGGATCTGATCTATGACTGGAACGTGGGAGAGGAGTCCCCGCCGCGTCCTCCGCGCCGCGTGCAGGTCGTGGACGAGACCCTCCGCGACGGCCTCCAGTCCCCCTCGGTGGCCGATCCCCCGATCGAGGACAAGCTCAAGGCGCTCCATTACCAGGCCGCGATGGGCGTCCACGGAAACGATATCGGGCTCCCGGGCGCGGGACCGCGGGCCCACGAGGCCGCCCTCGCGCTCGCGCGCGAGATCGTGAGCGCGAAGCTCGCCATCGAGCCCTACTGCGCCGCGCGCACCCACAAGAACGACATCGACCCGATCATCGACATCACGCAGAAGACGGGACTGCGCATCGAGGCGGCCACCTTCATCGGATCGAGCCCCATCCGCCAGTACGCCGAGGATTGGGACCTGGACCGGCTGCTCCGCACGACCGAGGAAGCCGTGACCTACTCGGTGAAGAACGGGGTCCCGGTCATGTACGTGACCGAGGACACCACGCGCGCCCGTCCGGAGATCCTCCGGAAGCTCTATACGACCGCGGTCCAGTGCGGCGCGCGGCGCGTCTGCGTCTCCGACACGGTGGGACACGCCACGCCCGAGGGCGCCGCGCGGGTGATCCGCTTCATCCGCGAGGTGGTGGATGCGACGGGCGAGACGGTCGGCGTGGACTGGCACGGCCACCGCGACCGCGACCTGGGCGTGGCGAACGCGCTGGCCGCACTCCTCGCCGGGGCCGACCGGGTGCACGGCACGATCCTCGGCGTGGGGGAGCGTGTCGGGAACGCGCCGCTCGATCTGATCCTGGTCAACCTGAAGCTGCTCGGGTGGCTGCAGTGCGATCTCACGGTGCTGCCGGAGTACGCCGCGCTGGTGTCGCGCTCCTGCCGCGTCCCGATCCCGTACAACTATCCGGCCCTGGGGCGCGATGCGTTCCGCACGGGGACGGGCGTGCACGCCGCCGCCGTCATCAAGGCCCAGAAGAAGGGGGACGCGTGGCTCGCCGACCGCGTCTACTCCAGCGTTCCCGCGGGCATGCTCGGCCTGAAGCAGGAGATCAACGTGGGCCCGATGTGCGGCGAATCGAACGTCGTCTACTGGCTGACGGAGCACGGGCACGCGCCCGAGCGGCCGCTGGTCGAGCACGTCTTCCGGCTCGCGAAGCAGCGCGACGCCGTGTTCGAGGACGCCGAGCTCGAGCGGATCGTGGCCGCCTTCAAGCAGTCCGGACTCGGAGCGACCGCCCATGGCTGA
- a CDS encoding putative Ig domain-containing protein yields the protein MKLAKWLYGLAALAVLACFGATPALAQYMYMDTNGDGVWSTADVLNPNGTPTSVDVYLNTTHNRDGSVATCDSQDGNLAIWNSFATHISVPGGTVTFSNYTNQQAAFTINCSNGGLAFTSTATDAAQCQATGTPVDNGGTTQKLYTMTVTGVSGTPSLQFVPTNTLDNNPTSFGTNCGGNDFDNTYKLGTDWFDVNGAGPAAGGNALPILSVATTASGTEGQPFTITATATDTDGADVLTITATGYPSSLTLTTTPATHTATATLSGTLGLDDQGDHTITWSVSDGTNPPVTATTVLTVTNLDQAPVVTAPANVSGAVGTPITVTVTANDPDGDIIANLTAAPLPVGAEFTTNTGNTAGTLTWTPVAGQEGSTNVIFTASNSLFGSATTVFTIAGSGADVPPTVTAPTSVIGSEGTLVTFTVTAADPDGDAITSLTGSPLPTGATFTANATNTEGTFNWTPTFDQAGTYTVTWTASNALTGTASTAITIENTDQPPVLAPIGNVTVAEGSSATVNVVATDVDGDLITLDTTLPTFAVLNAPTSGTGTVSTTITLSPTTGSAGSYTGTVRATSGSFTDSTSFTITVTAGGSDQAPIVTAPATMSGTEGTLVTFTVSAADPDGQAITSLTASPLPTGATFTANAANTSGTFSWTPATGQAGTYDVTFTASNALTGSATTHLTITAPTVDQAPVVTAPANESGTEGTLLTFTVTASDPDGQLITSLTASPLPAGATFTANALNTSGTFNWTPSTGQAGTYDVTFTATNALSGTATTHVTITAPGVDQAPVVTAPANESGTEGTLLTFTVTANDPDGDAITSLTAAPLPSGATFTANASNTSGTFSWTPASGQAGTYDVTFTASNALSGSATTHLTISAQAADQAPVVTAPANESGTEGTLLTFTVTASDPDGDAITSLTASPLPSGATFTANASNTSGTFNWTPSSGQAGTYDVTFTASNALSGSATTHITISAQGANQAPVVTAPATQTVNEGQLLTFTVTATDADGDHVTLTASNVPSGATFTDNGNNTGTFSWTPNSTQSGTYTVTFTGDDGHGGTGTATTVITVNDVTGGTFTATLKLVGNFNPHRRFLCFHVTATGNSFDLGTTDLSSLVLNYNGATLPALGPQTHLESSCDEEVCEDCGTSGESDTTNCTTQLHVCFLASDVATLLGGNIPDNLSAITITGNLTGGGTFTATMGTFRVAGKGADKVNGRFKSKAKPNPLNPKTDLTFSLPTASHVRVSVFDARGRLVKTLLDGNRPAGENVVPWDGTDDRGGHVSSGVFFFRLEALGSKEMVRVTVLK from the coding sequence ATGAAGTTGGCGAAGTGGCTCTACGGACTCGCCGCTTTGGCGGTGCTCGCCTGTTTCGGGGCGACGCCTGCGCTGGCGCAGTACATGTACATGGACACGAATGGGGACGGGGTGTGGTCGACGGCGGACGTTTTGAATCCGAACGGGACGCCGACGTCGGTGGATGTCTACTTGAACACGACGCACAACCGTGACGGTTCGGTGGCGACGTGCGATTCGCAGGACGGGAATCTCGCGATCTGGAATTCGTTCGCGACGCATATCAGCGTTCCCGGCGGAACGGTGACCTTCTCGAATTACACGAACCAGCAGGCGGCCTTCACGATCAACTGCTCCAATGGCGGTCTTGCCTTCACGAGCACGGCGACGGATGCGGCGCAGTGCCAGGCGACGGGTACGCCTGTGGACAACGGTGGGACGACGCAGAAGCTGTACACGATGACGGTGACGGGCGTCAGCGGGACGCCGTCGCTGCAGTTCGTGCCGACGAACACGCTGGACAACAATCCGACGTCGTTCGGTACGAATTGCGGCGGGAACGATTTCGACAACACCTACAAGCTGGGGACGGACTGGTTCGACGTGAACGGCGCGGGGCCGGCGGCAGGCGGGAACGCGCTGCCGATCCTGAGCGTGGCCACCACGGCGAGCGGTACGGAGGGGCAGCCGTTCACGATCACGGCGACGGCGACCGACACGGACGGAGCGGATGTGCTGACGATCACGGCGACGGGGTATCCCTCGTCCCTGACGCTCACGACGACTCCGGCAACGCACACGGCCACGGCGACGTTGAGCGGGACGCTGGGTCTGGACGACCAGGGGGATCACACGATCACGTGGAGCGTGAGCGACGGAACGAATCCGCCCGTGACGGCCACGACAGTGCTGACGGTGACGAATCTCGACCAGGCGCCGGTGGTGACGGCCCCGGCGAACGTCTCCGGGGCGGTGGGAACTCCGATCACGGTGACGGTGACGGCGAACGACCCGGACGGGGACATCATCGCGAACCTGACGGCGGCGCCGCTTCCGGTGGGTGCCGAGTTCACGACCAACACGGGGAACACGGCGGGAACGCTGACGTGGACGCCGGTGGCGGGGCAGGAAGGGTCGACGAACGTGATCTTCACGGCGTCGAACTCGCTGTTCGGCTCGGCGACGACGGTCTTCACGATCGCGGGATCGGGTGCGGACGTTCCGCCGACGGTGACGGCACCGACGTCGGTGATCGGAAGTGAAGGGACGCTGGTGACGTTCACGGTGACGGCGGCGGACCCGGACGGGGACGCGATCACGAGCCTGACGGGGTCCCCGCTGCCGACGGGGGCGACGTTCACGGCGAACGCGACGAACACGGAGGGGACGTTCAACTGGACGCCGACGTTCGATCAGGCGGGGACGTACACGGTGACGTGGACGGCGTCGAACGCGCTGACGGGTACGGCGTCGACGGCGATCACCATCGAGAACACGGATCAGCCTCCGGTGCTGGCTCCGATCGGGAACGTGACGGTGGCGGAGGGGAGCTCGGCGACGGTGAACGTGGTGGCGACGGATGTCGACGGCGACTTGATCACGCTGGACACGACGCTGCCTACGTTCGCGGTGCTGAACGCACCGACGTCGGGGACGGGAACCGTGTCGACGACGATCACCCTGAGCCCGACGACGGGATCGGCGGGGAGCTACACGGGCACGGTGCGGGCGACGTCGGGATCGTTCACCGACTCGACGTCGTTCACGATCACGGTGACGGCGGGAGGCTCGGACCAGGCCCCGATCGTGACGGCTCCGGCGACGATGAGCGGAACGGAAGGGACGCTGGTGACGTTTACCGTGTCGGCGGCCGACCCGGACGGGCAGGCGATCACGTCGTTGACGGCGTCGCCGCTGCCGACGGGTGCGACGTTCACGGCGAACGCGGCGAACACGTCGGGGACGTTCAGCTGGACGCCGGCGACGGGCCAGGCGGGGACGTATGACGTGACGTTCACGGCGTCGAACGCGCTGACGGGAAGTGCCACGACGCACCTGACGATCACGGCGCCGACGGTGGACCAGGCTCCGGTGGTGACGGCGCCCGCGAACGAGAGCGGGACGGAAGGGACGCTGCTGACGTTCACGGTGACGGCGTCGGATCCGGACGGGCAGCTGATCACGTCGTTGACGGCGTCGCCGCTTCCGGCGGGGGCGACGTTCACGGCGAACGCGCTGAACACGTCGGGGACGTTCAACTGGACGCCGAGCACGGGCCAGGCGGGCACGTACGACGTGACGTTCACGGCGACGAACGCGCTTTCGGGCACCGCGACGACCCACGTCACGATCACGGCGCCGGGCGTGGACCAGGCACCGGTGGTGACGGCCCCGGCGAACGAGAGCGGCACCGAAGGGACGCTGCTGACGTTCACGGTGACGGCGAACGATCCGGACGGCGACGCGATCACGTCGCTGACGGCGGCGCCCCTGCCTTCGGGCGCGACGTTCACGGCCAATGCCTCGAACACCTCGGGGACCTTCTCCTGGACGCCGGCGAGCGGGCAGGCTGGAACCTATGATGTGACCTTCACGGCGTCGAACGCCCTTTCGGGGAGCGCCACGACGCACCTCACCATCAGCGCACAGGCCGCCGACCAGGCTCCGGTCGTCACGGCACCGGCGAACGAGAGTGGGACGGAAGGGACGCTGCTGACGTTCACAGTGACGGCTTCGGATCCCGACGGCGACGCGATCACGTCACTGACGGCTTCCCCGCTGCCTTCGGGCGCGACGTTCACGGCCAACGCTTCGAATACGTCCGGGACGTTCAACTGGACGCCGTCGAGCGGACAGGCCGGCACGTACGACGTGACCTTCACGGCGTCGAACGCCCTCTCGGGTAGCGCCACGACGCACATCACGATCAGCGCGCAGGGCGCGAATCAGGCTCCGGTCGTGACGGCTCCGGCGACCCAGACGGTCAACGAGGGACAGCTCCTCACCTTCACCGTGACGGCGACCGATGCCGACGGGGACCACGTGACGCTGACCGCGTCCAACGTTCCCTCGGGAGCGACCTTCACGGACAACGGGAACAACACGGGGACCTTCTCCTGGACCCCGAACTCGACGCAGTCGGGAACGTACACGGTGACCTTCACCGGCGATGACGGACACGGCGGCACCGGGACGGCGACGACGGTGATCACGGTCAACGACGTGACCGGCGGGACGTTCACCGCGACCCTGAAGCTGGTGGGCAACTTCAATCCGCACCGTCGCTTCCTCTGCTTCCATGTCACGGCGACGGGCAACTCGTTCGATCTGGGAACCACGGATCTCTCGAGCCTCGTTCTGAACTACAACGGTGCGACGCTGCCGGCGCTGGGCCCGCAGACGCACCTCGAGTCGAGCTGCGATGAGGAGGTTTGCGAGGATTGTGGGACGTCCGGGGAATCCGACACCACGAACTGCACGACGCAGCTGCACGTCTGCTTCCTGGCGTCGGACGTCGCTACGCTTCTGGGCGGAAACATTCCGGACAACCTCTCCGCGATCACCATCACCGGCAATCTCACGGGCGGCGGAACGTTCACGGCCACGATGGGGACCTTCCGCGTCGCCGGAAAGGGCGCCGACAAGGTCAACGGGCGGTTCAAGTCCAAGGCGAAGCCGAATCCGCTCAACCCCAAGACCGACCTGACCTTCTCGCTTCCGACGGCGAGCCATGTGCGCGTCAGCGTCTTCGACGCTCGCGGCCGCCTGGTGAAGACCCTGCTGGACGGCAATCGTCCCGCCGGCGAGAACGTCGTGCCGTGGGACGGCACGGACGACCGTGGCGGACACGTCTCTTCGGGCGTGTTCTTCTTCCGGCTGGAAGCGCTCGGCTCGAAGGAGATGGTCCGGGTGACCGTTCTCAAGTAG
- a CDS encoding 3-hydroxybutyryl-CoA dehydrogenase, with translation MAFKTIGVVGCGLMGSGIAQVSAGAGLTTWVCEVDQGVLDKGLGRIRKFLEDGVTKGKVTAEDRDKILGNIKGTTKLDQLAPCELVVEAAVENLEVKRQVFAALDAAVAPDAVLSSNTSSLSITEIAARTRRPDRVLGLHFFNPVPLMKLVEIIRALTTSDAAYGRAQEYVAQIGKTPVLCQDTPGFVVNRLLVPYLLDAVRVYESGIASKEDIDNGMKLGCGYPMGPLTLLDFVGLDTTYYIANIMFEEFREPRFAAPPLLKRMVLAGHLGRKSGRGFYDYSK, from the coding sequence ATGGCGTTCAAGACGATCGGCGTCGTGGGGTGCGGGCTCATGGGCTCGGGGATCGCCCAGGTGAGCGCGGGCGCCGGGCTGACGACGTGGGTGTGCGAGGTGGACCAGGGCGTGCTGGACAAGGGCCTGGGACGGATCCGCAAATTCCTGGAGGACGGCGTGACCAAGGGAAAGGTCACGGCCGAGGACCGGGACAAGATCCTGGGCAACATCAAGGGGACGACCAAGCTGGACCAGCTCGCTCCCTGCGAGCTGGTGGTCGAGGCCGCGGTCGAGAACCTCGAGGTCAAGCGCCAGGTGTTCGCGGCCCTCGACGCCGCCGTCGCTCCGGACGCCGTGCTCTCGAGCAACACCTCGTCGCTCTCGATCACCGAGATCGCCGCGCGCACGCGCCGCCCCGACCGGGTGCTGGGGCTCCACTTCTTCAATCCGGTCCCGCTCATGAAGCTGGTCGAGATCATCCGCGCCCTCACCACCTCGGACGCCGCCTACGGCCGTGCGCAGGAATATGTGGCCCAGATCGGCAAGACGCCGGTCCTCTGCCAGGACACTCCGGGTTTCGTGGTGAACCGCCTTCTGGTGCCCTACCTGCTGGACGCCGTGCGCGTCTACGAATCGGGGATCGCATCCAAAGAGGACATCGACAACGGGATGAAGCTGGGGTGCGGGTATCCGATGGGGCCGCTGACCCTTCTCGACTTCGTGGGGTTGGATACGACCTATTACATCGCTAACATCATGTTCGAAGAGTTCCGCGAGCCCCGGTTCGCCGCGCCGCCGCTGCTCAAGCGGATGGTGCTGGCCGGGCACCTCGGCCGCAAATCGGGCCGCGGGTTTTACGACTACTCCAAGTAA